In the Helicoverpa zea isolate HzStark_Cry1AcR chromosome 27, ilHelZeax1.1, whole genome shotgun sequence genome, one interval contains:
- the LOC124643536 gene encoding uncharacterized protein LOC124643536 — translation MCVRARACVCACACALLIALALAEHDKRAEMSPMPFLMATRYGRSSPPARHLAPRNDRFFMSTRYGKRSESLSAGVRGGEAGLAGGAGGAGGAGRLLCEYTGVFPLYRCRHKPAYRKRSAEVLGDQEEE, via the exons ATGTGTGTGCGCGCGCGTGCGTGTGTGTGCGCGTGCGCGTGCGCGCTGCTGATCGCGCTCGCTCTCGCCGAACACGACAAGCGCGCTGAGA tgtCTCCGATGCCGTTCCTGATGGCGACGCGCTACGGACGCAGCTCGCCGCCCGCCAGGCACCTCGCGCCCCGGAACGAcag GTTCTTCATGAGCACGCGGTACGGCAAACGGTCGGAGTCACTGAGCGCGGGCGTGCGCGGGGGTGAGGCAGGGCTGGCAGGCGGCGCGGGGGGTGCAGGAGGGGCGGGGAGGCTGCTGTGCGAGTACACCGGCGTGTTCCCGCTGTACCGCTGTCGGCACAAGCCCGCGTACCGCAA GAGGAGTGCGGAGGTGCTCGGCGACCAGGAGGAGGAGTAA